A single window of Polyodon spathula isolate WHYD16114869_AA chromosome 2, ASM1765450v1, whole genome shotgun sequence DNA harbors:
- the LOC121304679 gene encoding 28S ribosomal protein S30, mitochondrial-like, whose amino-acid sequence MAAPSRLPLLQFCSTRVFLLRCTQGFHGEPVVREPAYPPVIPSRTAKSKSAKKRREEDYYNQVRAASLVQDKLRLLTRLQRKKYVVYPQTFTLNADRWYQHFTKTVFLPGLPGKCSVGRQVVDKENGKVPPAAGGVDPTVLDENTFSELRSLVGNGILQENFYLKKRRPFLQKEQEHFVAPFLSNLVSSVTSSLAKYNPLLKMSSLDFNPEVSFYWMRGERTVPRGHRRGRVDPIRFQINDQPHCQIRVPEQLEEFLPLQESVSAEVPVVHFEPNRLPMFQRQYDNNIFIGSKVTDPCSYGHTQFHLVHDRFKRGRLIKGNLADQVEVRLRANAIASLFAWTGAQAMYQGFWSHEDLTRPFVSQAVVTDGQYFSFFCYQLNTLALTVQTDQDNPRKNICWGTESMRLYEQVKDGEVVGLNDDVLKLLVNFLLNKPQKM is encoded by the exons ATGGCGGCTCCCAGTCGGTTGCCCTTGCTGCAGTTTTGCTCTACGAGGGTGTTTTTACTGAGGTGCACACAAGGTTTCCACGGCGAACCAGTAGTGCGAGAACCTGCTTACCCCCCCGTGATCCCCTCCCGGACAGCCAAAAGTAAATCGGCTAAAAAGAGGAGGGAAGAAGATTATTACAACCAGGTACGCGCTGCCAGCTTAGTGCAAGACAAACTTAGGCTGCTTACGAGACTTCAGCGAAAAAAGTATGTCGTGTACCCGCAGACGTTTACACTGAATGCTGACCGTTGGTACCAACACTTCACAAAGACGGTATTCTTGCCTGGGCTCCCTGGAAAATGCAGTGTTGGTAGGCAGGTAGTTGATAAAGAGAATGGCAAGGTTCCTCCTGCAGCTGGCGGTGTGGACCCGACCGTGCTTGATGAGAATACCTTCAGTGAGCTGCGATCCCTGGTGGGTAATGGCATTTTACAGGAGAACTTTTATTTGAAGAAGAGGAGGCCTTTTCTGCAAAAGGAGCAGGAGCACTTTGTTGCACCCTTCCTGTCAAACCTGGTGTCCAGCGTCACCAGCTCATTAGCCAAATACAACCCGCTGTTAAAAATGTCAAGTTTGG ATTTCAATCCTGAAGTGAGCTTCTATTGGATGCGAGGCGAGAGAACCGTGCCTCGTGGACACCGCAGAGGTCGAGTCGACCCAATCAGATTTCAGATTAATGATCAGCCTCACTGTCAGATACGAGTCCCTGAACAGCTTGAAGAG TTTTTGCCTCTTCAAGAATCAGTTTCTGCCGAAGTTCCGGTGGTACATTTTGAGCCTAACAGACTGCCAATGTTCCAAAGACAGTATGATAACAACATTTTTATag GGTCCAAGGTGACAGATCCATGCAGCTATGGCCACACCCAGTTTCACCTTGTTCATGACAGATTTAAGAGAGGCCGACTTATAAAGGGAAATCTTGCTGACCAGGTTGAAGTCCGTTTGCGAGCAAATGCCATTGCAAGCCTGTTTGCCTGGACTGGAGCCCAGGCGATGTATCAAG ggTTCTGGAGCCATGAAGATCTGACACGCCCATTTGTATCCCAAGCTGTTGTAACAGATGGACAGTATTTCTCCTTTTTCTGTTATCAGCTGAATACCCTTGCCCTCACGGTTCAGACTGACCAGGATAACCCCCGGAAGAACATATGCTGGGGCACAGAGAGCATGCGCTTGTATGAGCAGGTGAAAGACGGTGAAGTGGTTGGGTTAAATGATGATGTGTTGAAACTACTTGTTAATTTCCTGTTGAATAAGCCACAGAAGATGTGA